A genomic window from Planococcus rifietoensis includes:
- a CDS encoding transcriptional regulator, SarA/Rot family has translation MDKPTKLEQQLCFEVYKASSNFSKLYAKTLEPFGLTFTQYLVLLVLWEEDGLTMKEIGGQLGLGTGTLNPIINRMIQNGRIVKEQSAEDRRAFRISLTEKSRADEKPIEQAIHDKITSCNYLDVNAIELMNNLKALNAFFGEMDL, from the coding sequence ATGGACAAACCAACCAAACTGGAACAGCAACTATGCTTTGAAGTGTATAAAGCGTCGAGCAATTTCTCGAAACTTTATGCGAAGACCTTAGAACCGTTCGGCCTGACCTTTACGCAGTACTTGGTCTTGCTCGTGTTATGGGAAGAAGACGGCTTGACGATGAAAGAAATCGGCGGGCAACTCGGGCTCGGCACCGGCACGCTCAACCCGATCATCAACCGGATGATTCAAAATGGCCGCATCGTGAAAGAACAATCGGCTGAAGACCGCCGCGCTTTCCGGATTTCTTTAACGGAAAAGTCGCGTGCGGATGAAAAGCCGATTGAGCAGGCCATTCACGACAAGATCACCAGCTGCAATTATCTTGATGTCAATGCCATCGAACTGATGAACAACCTGAAAGCCTTAAATGCATTTTTCGGCGAGATGGATCTGTGA
- a CDS encoding ribonucleoside-diphosphate reductase subunit alpha, giving the protein MTLGAVERDRKIQDALDRVSMDEPHWTFEAAGLYLEKLYEQAAQTRGYSAANKYDDFYGLIYGLSRLGIYSKDLLEAYSENEIRLLGKEIAPERDELFNYIGLFLLADRYLAKDYDGRVWELPQERFLIIAMTLMQKEPKVRRLELVKEAYWAMSNLYMTVATPTLSNAGKSFGQMSSCFIDTVADSLDGIYQNNWDVARLSKDGGGLGVYYGKVRALGSDIRKFKGNSSGVIPWIRLLNDTAVSVDQLGQRQGAVAVYLDVFHKDIMNGFLDLKTNNGDERRKAHDIFTGVSIPDLFMQKLQETDENGRSVGEWHTFCPHEVKQVMGWKDDQGNPLGLEDFYDETDRKYFTEKYEEAVNHPLLARKSFRAMDVMARIMVSQLETGTPYMFYRDEVNRQNPNKHLRGIGKTSIYCSNLCSEIAQNMSPTEIIKEYKDEEGNLVTVKKPGDFVVCNLSSINLPRAVQADVLSRLIPIQLRMLDNVIDLNTISVGQAEVTNGKYRAVGLGTFGWHHLLALRSIHWETEEAVEYADSLYEEIAWHTIRASAGLAEEKGAFSEFQNSEWHTGSFFERRGYNSERWDALRRKVAASGVRNGWMMAVAPNSSTAKIGGSTDGIDPLYAVEYAEEKKNFRFNVTAPDLNHRTYDYYRRARHVLDQKWSIRQNAARQRHIDQSISFNLYVPHTIRAKELLELHLEAWNCGLKTSYYVRSTSQEEIEACEACES; this is encoded by the coding sequence ATGACTTTAGGAGCAGTAGAACGTGATAGAAAAATTCAGGATGCATTGGACCGGGTATCGATGGACGAACCGCATTGGACATTTGAGGCGGCAGGGTTATATTTGGAGAAATTATATGAGCAAGCGGCACAAACGCGCGGCTACAGCGCAGCGAATAAATACGATGATTTCTACGGATTGATTTACGGGCTGAGCCGCCTTGGTATTTATTCTAAAGACTTACTCGAAGCTTATTCTGAGAACGAAATTCGCCTACTAGGAAAAGAAATTGCGCCAGAGCGCGATGAATTGTTCAATTACATAGGTTTATTCTTGCTGGCGGACCGTTATTTGGCAAAAGACTATGACGGCCGTGTGTGGGAATTGCCGCAGGAGCGCTTTCTCATCATCGCGATGACTTTGATGCAAAAAGAACCGAAAGTGCGCCGCTTGGAACTCGTCAAAGAAGCGTATTGGGCGATGAGCAATTTGTATATGACGGTGGCGACGCCGACTTTATCGAATGCCGGGAAAAGCTTCGGGCAAATGTCTTCGTGCTTTATCGACACCGTAGCGGATTCGCTGGATGGCATTTACCAGAACAACTGGGATGTCGCGCGCCTCAGCAAAGACGGCGGCGGCCTCGGCGTCTATTACGGAAAAGTGCGCGCACTCGGCTCGGACATCCGCAAATTCAAAGGCAATTCATCCGGCGTTATCCCGTGGATCCGCCTGCTCAACGACACCGCAGTCAGCGTCGACCAACTTGGCCAGCGTCAAGGCGCAGTGGCGGTCTATTTGGATGTGTTCCATAAAGACATCATGAACGGCTTCCTGGATTTGAAAACGAATAATGGCGATGAGCGCCGCAAAGCACACGATATTTTCACCGGCGTTTCGATTCCGGATTTGTTTATGCAAAAATTGCAGGAAACCGATGAAAATGGCCGCAGTGTCGGCGAATGGCATACGTTCTGCCCGCACGAAGTCAAGCAAGTGATGGGCTGGAAAGACGACCAGGGCAATCCGCTTGGCCTGGAAGATTTCTACGATGAAACGGACCGTAAATACTTTACGGAAAAATACGAGGAAGCAGTCAACCATCCTTTATTGGCCAGAAAATCGTTCCGTGCGATGGATGTTATGGCGCGCATCATGGTGTCGCAACTCGAGACCGGAACGCCGTATATGTTCTACCGCGACGAAGTGAACCGCCAAAACCCGAACAAGCACTTGCGCGGCATCGGCAAAACATCTATCTACTGCAGTAATCTGTGCAGTGAAATCGCACAGAACATGTCGCCGACTGAAATTATCAAAGAATACAAAGATGAAGAAGGCAATTTGGTCACTGTGAAAAAACCGGGCGATTTCGTCGTCTGCAATTTATCGTCCATCAACTTGCCAAGAGCGGTGCAGGCAGACGTCTTGTCGCGCTTGATCCCGATTCAATTGCGCATGCTCGATAATGTCATCGACTTGAACACGATTTCGGTCGGCCAGGCAGAAGTGACGAATGGCAAGTATCGCGCCGTTGGGTTAGGAACATTCGGTTGGCATCATCTGCTGGCGCTTCGCAGCATCCATTGGGAAACAGAAGAAGCGGTCGAGTATGCAGACAGTTTGTACGAAGAAATCGCTTGGCACACCATCCGCGCATCTGCGGGATTGGCAGAGGAAAAAGGGGCTTTCAGTGAATTCCAGAATTCCGAATGGCATACAGGCAGCTTTTTCGAGCGCCGCGGCTACAACAGTGAACGCTGGGACGCGCTGCGCCGCAAAGTTGCAGCATCTGGCGTTCGCAATGGCTGGATGATGGCTGTTGCGCCGAACTCGTCGACCGCTAAAATTGGCGGTTCGACAGACGGCATCGATCCGCTGTATGCCGTCGAATACGCAGAAGAGAAAAAGAATTTCCGCTTTAATGTAACGGCACCGGATTTGAACCACCGGACATATGACTATTACCGCCGCGCACGCCACGTGCTCGACCAAAAATGGAGCATCCGCCAAAATGCCGCGAGACAGCGCCATATCGACCAGTCGATCAGTTTTAATTTATATGTGCCGCACACGATCCGCGCCAAGGAGTTGCTCGAATTGCACCTCGAAGCATGGAATTGCGGGTTGAAGACGAGCTATTATGTGCGCAGCACGTCCCAGGAAGAAATCGAAGCATGCGAGGCATGTGAAAGCTAA
- a CDS encoding glutathione peroxidase — translation MGIYDIKVTDASGEEYKLERYKGQPMVIVNTATKCGLRGQFDGLEKIYQRYKDEGLVVLGFPSDQFGQEVGEAADAESSCRMTYGVTFPMHDIIKVNGKEAHPLFDHLTSNTKGFLSSGIKWNFTKFLVDSNGKVVARFAPKDTPDSMHKDIQKVLEA, via the coding sequence ATGGGAATCTACGATATTAAGGTCACCGATGCCAGCGGGGAAGAGTACAAGCTCGAACGCTACAAAGGCCAACCGATGGTCATCGTCAACACGGCGACCAAATGCGGCCTGCGCGGCCAGTTTGACGGCCTCGAAAAGATTTACCAGCGCTACAAAGATGAAGGCCTAGTCGTACTTGGCTTTCCGTCCGATCAGTTCGGCCAGGAAGTCGGGGAAGCGGCAGATGCCGAATCGTCGTGCCGCATGACTTACGGCGTCACGTTCCCGATGCACGACATCATCAAAGTAAACGGAAAAGAAGCGCACCCGCTGTTCGATCATTTGACATCGAACACGAAAGGCTTCCTGTCGAGCGGCATCAAATGGAATTTCACAAAATTCCTTGTCGACTCGAACGGCAAAGTCGTGGCGAGGTTCGCGCCGAAAGATACGCCTGATTCGATGCACAAAGATATCCAGAAAGTGCTCGAGGCCTAA
- a CDS encoding organic hydroperoxide resistance protein, protein MKPIFETTMINSGGREGTVYSPDNIFNLDVAKPVALGGQPNTATNPEQLFAAGYSSCFNSALDFVLERDKVKVTNSEVTATVSLLGDKTDGGVKLAVRLEVDIDGLEDGKKQEYVDKAHAYCPYSKAIKDSVDVEIVVR, encoded by the coding sequence ATGAAACCAATTTTTGAAACGACAATGATCAACAGCGGTGGACGTGAAGGCACGGTTTATTCACCGGATAATATTTTCAATCTCGATGTGGCTAAACCAGTCGCGCTTGGCGGTCAGCCGAATACAGCGACGAACCCTGAGCAATTGTTTGCGGCAGGTTATAGTTCTTGCTTCAACAGTGCATTGGACTTCGTGTTGGAACGTGATAAAGTGAAAGTAACGAACAGCGAAGTCACAGCGACAGTTTCCTTGCTGGGCGATAAAACGGACGGCGGCGTGAAACTTGCAGTGCGCCTTGAAGTGGATATCGACGGCCTGGAAGATGGCAAGAAACAGGAATATGTCGACAAAGCCCATGCGTATTGCCCATATTCCAAAGCGATCAAAGATTCAGTGGACGTGGAGATTGTCGTTCGATAA
- a CDS encoding acyl-CoA thioesterase translates to MHREQLPAGVSRTIQSRLVLPPDTNHMGTIFGGTVLAYIDEIAAISAMKHSRRAVVTASIDNVNFLSSAKVGDILILEGVVISTGRTSMEVYVKAECQHIESGTRSLTTTSILTMVAVDAEGRPTPVASVVPETENEKRLFENAQERKERRMIANEYAKELC, encoded by the coding sequence ATGCATAGAGAACAACTTCCGGCTGGCGTATCCAGGACCATACAGTCCCGGCTCGTCTTGCCGCCGGATACCAATCATATGGGCACGATTTTCGGGGGCACCGTCCTCGCGTATATCGACGAAATCGCCGCCATCTCGGCAATGAAACATAGCCGCCGCGCAGTCGTGACCGCATCGATCGACAACGTCAATTTCCTGTCCTCGGCAAAAGTCGGCGATATCTTGATCTTGGAAGGCGTCGTCATTTCGACAGGACGTACTTCGATGGAAGTATACGTCAAAGCGGAATGCCAGCACATCGAAAGCGGCACGCGCAGTTTGACGACCACTTCGATCTTGACGATGGTCGCAGTGGACGCAGAAGGCCGTCCGACGCCGGTCGCGAGCGTAGTGCCGGAAACGGAAAATGAAAAACGATTATTTGAAAACGCACAGGAACGAAAAGAACGCCGAATGATAGCAAACGAATACGCAAAGGAGCTGTGTTGA
- a CDS encoding DUF3934 domain-containing protein encodes MGKAKAKSKSGVGQGTGKKGWNRWEKGKNKAKSFKPYTSKDNKEATNQKGKQPEAESEWVDG; translated from the coding sequence ATGGGCAAAGCGAAAGCAAAATCAAAAAGCGGCGTAGGCCAAGGAACCGGCAAAAAAGGCTGGAACCGTTGGGAAAAAGGCAAAAACAAAGCCAAAAGTTTTAAGCCGTATACAAGCAAAGACAATAAAGAAGCCACGAACCAAAAAGGAAAGCAGCCAGAAGCTGAATCTGAATGGGTCGATGGATAA